DNA sequence from the Candidatus Methylomirabilota bacterium genome:
AGCGCCGGCAGCGCGCTCGGATCGCCCGCGTTGCCGAGCGCCACCGCCGCGCTGCGGGCCAGGCCCCGACGCCGGGCGCGGCGGAGCGGGCTCCCCCGGAGCCGGCGCCCGTACTCCTCGTCGCCGAGCGCGACCAGCTCGGTCAGGGCCGGCACGTCTCGAGCCGCGAAGGCCGCCTCCCGTGTGATCGGCGCGCGGCGGTTCCAGGGGCAGACGTCCTGGCAGATGTCGCAGCCGAAGGCGAGCGTGCCCAGACCCTCCCGCAGATCCCGCGGGATCGAGCCCCGATGCTCGATGGTCAGATACGAGATGCACCGTCGCGCATCGAGGACGTAGGGCTCCGGAAACGCCCCGGTCGGACACGCCTCCAGGCACCGGGTGCACGTGCCGCAGCGGTCGGGCAGCGCCGAGTCGGGCGCCAGCACCGCGGTGGTCAGGATCACGCCGATGAAGAAATACGACCCGAGCCCGGGGTGGAGGAGCATCGTGTTCTTGCCGATCCACCCCAGCCCCGCACGGGCCGCCAGGTCCCGCTCCAGGACGGGGCCGGTGTCCACGTAGACGCGCCCGGCCGCGCCCGGAGCCGCCGCGACGAGATCGGCCAGCACGTGGCGCAGGCGCGGCTCGATCACCGCATGGTAGTCGGCGCCCCAGGCATACCGCGCCACGTGGGCCGGGCCGTCGGCAGCCGGCCCTTGATGATAGTTGAGCGCGCAGGCGATCACCGAGCGCGCCTCCGGCACGACCGCAGTCGGGTCCCGGCGCTTCGCCCGCCCGCGCTCGAGGTAGCCCATGGTGCCGGCGTAGCCGGCGTCGAGCCAGGCCTCGAACGCCCGTCCGTGCTCGGGCGCCTCGGCCGGACCGATGGCGACCAGGTCGAAGCCGACGCGGTACCCCGTCGCCTTCACGCGCTCCGCCAGCGCCGCCGGCGTCGTCACGAGCGCTCCTCGCGACGGGCCCGGATCACCAGGCGGCTCTCGGTGAGCGTTCGGCCGCCCTCGGCGAGAAAGCGCTCCCAGGCCGGCCAGCGGCCGTCGGCTTCCCACTTCGGGCGGAACCGTGCCGTCGCCTGAAGCGCCGACTCTGCCGACTCGAAGCGCGCGACGTCCCGCTCGACCTCGAGGTCCTCGACCCGGAACCCGGCCGTCTCGAGGGCCGCCCGAGCACGCTCCTCATCGTAGGCGAAGCGGGAGACCCGTCCCGTCTCCTGCCACTGGTCCACGTGGAAGGCGGCGAACGCGAGCACACTCCCACGGGACACTCCCGCGGCCGCCCGCTCGATGATGGCGTCCGACATGCAGAGGTGAGCCACGACGAGGTCGGGGCGTCCCAGCGTCCGGTAGTCGACTCGCTCGGCGTCGCCCACGACGAAGAGGACGTTACCGACTCCCGCTCGCCGGGCGCGTCGGCGGGCCTCGACGAGGGCCCCCGCGTCCGTGTCGATCCCCAGGACCCGCCGCGCCTTCGGCGCCAGCGCCAGGGCGAGCCGGCCGGTCCCGGTGCCCACGTCGAGCACGGTTCCGGTGGCGAGCGGCTCGGTGCTCAGCCAGGCGACCAAGGTGGGGGAGAGCCCCTCGTGCCCGCCGCCCTCGGCGAGGGCCCGCTGCGCCCGGGCCGCGTCTCCTTTCATCCTGCCGGCCTCCGGTCCGAGTATACTCTCTTGAAAGTATGCCCGAGCCCGCCCCCGTGCAGCCGGCCGTCGCCGTGCCCCAGGCCGCGCCGGGCTCCGTCGGCGAGGTCGCCGGGTTGTTTCTCAAGCTCGGCCTCATCGGCTTCGGGGGACCCGCCGCCCACATC
Encoded proteins:
- the queG gene encoding tRNA epoxyqueuosine(34) reductase QueG, with product MTTPAALAERVKATGYRVGFDLVAIGPAEAPEHGRAFEAWLDAGYAGTMGYLERGRAKRRDPTAVVPEARSVIACALNYHQGPAADGPAHVARYAWGADYHAVIEPRLRHVLADLVAAAPGAAGRVYVDTGPVLERDLAARAGLGWIGKNTMLLHPGLGSYFFIGVILTTAVLAPDSALPDRCGTCTRCLEACPTGAFPEPYVLDARRCISYLTIEHRGSIPRDLREGLGTLAFGCDICQDVCPWNRRAPITREAAFAARDVPALTELVALGDEEYGRRLRGSPLRRARRRGLARSAAVALGNAGDPSALPALTAALDDADPEVRSHAAWALGRLGGEAARAALEAAQVRETDAEVRRELTIALAAG
- a CDS encoding class I SAM-dependent methyltransferase translates to MKGDAARAQRALAEGGGHEGLSPTLVAWLSTEPLATGTVLDVGTGTGRLALALAPKARRVLGIDTDAGALVEARRRARRAGVGNVLFVVGDAERVDYRTLGRPDLVVAHLCMSDAIIERAAAGVSRGSVLAFAAFHVDQWQETGRVSRFAYDEERARAALETAGFRVEDLEVERDVARFESAESALQATARFRPKWEADGRWPAWERFLAEGGRTLTESRLVIRARREERS